From the Misgurnus anguillicaudatus chromosome 17, ASM2758022v2, whole genome shotgun sequence genome, one window contains:
- the creg2 gene encoding protein CREG2 yields MLLQLLVALLTVCFGESYTIRSSVSWAVTNDVVDEELDTHSDETPAVLADNIAIWKQTYQSSVYRDVAEKKTEQRSKGEHLSPASRVFSYRLAEVKAPLSIPTPPPHEETARTARYIAHYSDWGFLATISTQDKIKGLPFGNIFSISDGPLDNSTGTPYFYVTPMDNTVTDLRSFPFTSLTFSEAEGDFCRKQVYDPEDPRCARLTLTGKMVEVGPEELEFAKEAMFSRHPVMKKWPPEHKWFFMKLVLEQVWLQDWVGGVSLVPLEEYFKATPF; encoded by the exons ATGTTACTTCAGCTGCTTGTTGCATTACTGACGGTATGTTTCGGTGAAAGCTACACCATCAGAAGCTCGGTCTCGTGGGCTGTCACGAATGATGTGGTGGATGAAGAGCTGGACACACACTCGGATGAAACGCCAGCTGTGCTCGCAGATAATATCGCGATCTGGAAACAAACCTATCAGTCCTCTGTGTACCGGGACGTTGCCGAAAAAAAGACCGAACAGAGATCGAAGGGCGAGCACTTATCACCCGCATCCCGTGTGTTTTCATACCGATTGGCGGAGGTGAAAGCCCCGCTCAGCATCCCGACCCCTCCGCCTCATGAGGAAACTGCGAGAACGGCCAGATATATAGCGCACTACAGCGACTGGGGTTTCCTAGCAACCATCTCCACGCAAGATAAG ATCAAAGGACTTCCATTTGGAAACATCTTCTCCATCAGTGACGGTCCACTGGACAATAGCACTGGAACGCCATATTTTTATGTCACACCTATGGACAACACTGTGACGGATCTTCGCAGCTTCCCTTTTACCTCCTTAACATTTTCTGAAGCAGAAGGAGATTTCTGCAG GAAGCAAGTTTATGACCCTGAGGATCCAAGGTGTGCTAGACTCACTTTGACTGGTAAAATGGTTGAGGTTGGGCCAGAAGAGCTCGAATTTGCCAAAGAAGCAATGTTTTCCAG GCATCCTGTTATGAAGAAGTGGCCTCCAGAACATAAGTGGTTTTTCATGAAGCTGGTTCTAGAGCAAGTTTGGCTTCAGGACTGGGTTGGTGGAGTCTCTCTTGTTCCACTTGAAGAGTATTTCAAAGCAACACCTttctaa